In the Halorubrum ruber genome, GCGCGACCGGCTCGGTCTGACAGAGGCAGCCGCCGCCCGCGTCGATCGTCCGCCGCTGGACCCCGTCCGCGGTCTCCAAGGTGACGACGGCGCCGCGCGCCGGCGCGCCGTGGCGCGTCGTCGGACGCACGCGAAGCCACCCGGCGTCCGGCGCGTCCGGGTCCCCGTACGCCGTCACCGGCTGCGCGGCGACCTCGCCGTGGACGACGAGGAACTCTACGGCGCCGTCGCCGTCGAGGTCGGCCGCGACCGCGCCGGTGCCGAACCCGTCCGGCTCCGCGGCCGCGCCGAGGTCCGCCGACTCCCACGCCGGCGGCTCTCCGGGCCGATCGACGCGCTCGAACAGCCGGTTCTCGGCGCCGCAGACGTTGAAGAAGAGTTCCTCTCGCCCGTCGTTATCGAAGTCCGCGGCGACGACGGTCCGGACCGCCCCGACGTCGCGGAGCGGGTCGGGGGCCACGTCCTCGTAGCCGCCGTCCGGCGAACAGCGGAGGAGGCGGCTCGGCGCCGACTCGTTGCCGACAGCGAGCGCGAACGTCCCGCCCTCGTCGACGAGCGCGGCGCCGCGCGTGTCGCCGCCGGGATCCGAGAGGTCGGGCCCCCCGTCCGTGCGGTCGTAGTGGCCGTCGCGGTTGCTGAACAACCGGTTCGGTCCCCCCTCGACGCCCGCGAACAGGTCGCCCTCGCGGGAGCGGTACGGGACCGCGAGCAGCGACCGGCAACCCCCCTCGACCTCCAGGCCGACCGCCTCGGCCATGTCGGTCACCTCGCCGTCGTCGCCGAGCTCGTAGAACGCGAGCGGCGCGGTGTACCCCGAGACGGCGACGCCGTACCGGCCGGTCCCCAGCCGGTCGAGCGCGGCGACCGACCGGCCCGCGCGGACGTCAAGGCGGTCGGCGTTCACCTCGCGGGCGAACACGTCGGTCCAGCGGTACCGATCCGCCTCTAAGCGGCTCAAGAGGAGGTCAGGGTCGCCGCCGTCGACGCCGCGCGCGCAGTTGTGGACGTACACCTCCTCGCAGCCGTCGGCGTCGAGGTCGGCCGCGCACACCCCCATCCCGTGGCGCGTCCCGTCGGCGACGATGCCACAGGCGGTGTCCGAGAAGCGGTCGCCCTCCCGGGCGTACAGTCGGTTCGGCTCGCCGTAGCCGGCGACGAAGACGAGCGGCCCGTCGCGGCCGGGTGTCACCGCCACGCCGTACCCGCGCATCGGGCGCGCGTCGTCGACGAGCGCGGACCGCTCCGTGAACATGGCCGCCCGTCACCGCTCCGAGAATATGAACGCACGGGTTGGATACGGACGGCGAGCGCCGGGAGGAAATCCCCGACGAGCCTACAGGTTCCGCTCGATGTACCGGTTCACCCGCGAGACGCGGTCCGCGTCGAACGTCCACAGGCCGCGCCAGACGCGCGGCTCGGTCTCGACCGCGAGGAGGCCGACGCCCCCTTCGACGCCTCGAACGAGGTCGCTTTCCGGGTCACTCTCGGCAGGGTGGGGTCCCTCCGGGGGGCGGTACACCACGAACCAGCTGTCGGTGAAGTCGGGGTCGTCGCCGGCGTGGATCACCGCGTCGAGATCCGCCGGGAGCTCGTCCGGGACGCCGTAGAGGTGCGTGTCGACCCCGGTCTCGGAGACGCGCTCGTACACCTCGCGCGTGCCGACCTCGTCGTCGATGCGCGAGAGTCGTTGGAATGACGAGCGCAGGGTGCCGTCGCCGGCGGTCCACGCCGCCCGCTCGATGAACCGCGAGATGGTGATGAGGAGCAGCTTCTGTCGGTTCGACTCGGGGTACCCGCGGAGGGTGAACGTCGCGTCGTCGAGGCCGCTTATCACCGACGGGAGGTCGACGTCGGCGAGCGACCGGCTCCCGGTGATGTACAGGTCCGAGTTGACGAACAGCACCGCGTCGCCGAGCTCCCCGAGCGTCGAGCCGGCCACCACCTCGTCGCCCTCCATGAGCAGGACGAGGTTCTCGATCTCGTCGGGGTCGTCGCCGTCGAACGGGACGTCGTCGTGGCGCCGGAGCACGTCGACGTCGAGCGCCGGGACCGGCTCTCCCTCCCCGTCGACCACGCCGGTCGTCGCCAGTTCTCGGGCGGTGAGACCTGTTGTTCCGGCCCCATCGGTCAGGCGTCGGTCGCCTGAGGCGTCGGTCACCCGACCGTCCACCACCCGTACTGCGTCGTCGCCGAACGTGTCCACGAGCATGTTCAAGACGGGGTCCGGGTCGGTCCGGTTGACGATGACCACGGAGCGCTCGGGTCCGTCGAAGCGATCGAGAAACTGTTCGAGAGTCACGTGCTCCGGAGTCAGCGAGTTCAGTTGATAAGAATTCCCGCTCGGTTATCGGCGCTGAGAACGACCAACGCCGGCTACCGGGTACACCACGGCCGCGGGGCGCGCCCGCGGCTCCGGCGGAACCATGTCCGACGACACCGGCAACGGACCGGTGCCGCCTACGCGCCGAGCGTGTCCTCCAGCAGCTGGAGGGGGTGTTCGATCTCGTAGCCGGTGCCGTGTTCCATCTGCATCGCGCAGGTCGGACACTCCGTCATGCCGACCTCGCCCTCGGCGTCCTCCATGTGCTCGAACATCTCCGCGCCGATCTCCATCGACTTCTCGTACTTCTCTTCCTTCCAGCCGTACGTGCCGGAAATGCCCGAACAGGAGTCGCCGACGTCCTCCATGTTCACGCCGTCGACGTCGCGGAACGTCTCGACCGCCTGCCGAGAGAGTCCCTGATTGCGCGCGTGACACGGCGCGTGGTACGCGAACGCGCGCTCGTCGTCGAGCCCGCCGGCCGCGTCGAGCTCGCCCTCTAAGTCCTCGTGGATCCGGAGGTACTCTAACGCCTCGAAGGTGTGTTCCGCGACGTCCTCGATCCCGTGGAGGTCGAACAGCTCGGGGTACTCCTGCCGGAGCGACATCGAACAGGAGGTACAGGAGGCGATCACGTCGGCGCCCTCCCCGATGGCCTCGACGAGGTTCTCGACGTTGGTCTCGGCGTGACGCCGGGCGTCCTTCAGCATCCCGTTCGCGAACATCGGCGTGCCCGAACACTTCTGGGGCGGCACCATGACCTCGTAGCCGAAGTGCTCGTAGACGCGGACCATCGCTTTCCCGACCTCGGGGGTGTTGTAGTTGGAGTAGCAGCCGTGGAAGTACGCCACGCGCTTGTCGGGGTTCTCCACCTGCGCGCCGCCGCGCGCCTTCCACCACTCGCGGAACGTCTCCGTGGCGAACTCGGGGAAGTCGCGCTCCTTCGGGATCCCCATCACCTTCTCCATCGCCCACCGCGCGGGGCCGAAGTTCATCGCGAACGACGCCGTCCGCGGGAACTTGCTCGCGAGGCTCG is a window encoding:
- a CDS encoding ASPIC/UnbV domain-containing protein — its product is MFTERSALVDDARPMRGYGVAVTPGRDGPLVFVAGYGEPNRLYAREGDRFSDTACGIVADGTRHGMGVCAADLDADGCEEVYVHNCARGVDGGDPDLLLSRLEADRYRWTDVFAREVNADRLDVRAGRSVAALDRLGTGRYGVAVSGYTAPLAFYELGDDGEVTDMAEAVGLEVEGGCRSLLAVPYRSREGDLFAGVEGGPNRLFSNRDGHYDRTDGGPDLSDPGGDTRGAALVDEGGTFALAVGNESAPSRLLRCSPDGGYEDVAPDPLRDVGAVRTVVAADFDNDGREELFFNVCGAENRLFERVDRPGEPPAWESADLGAAAEPDGFGTGAVAADLDGDGAVEFLVVHGEVAAQPVTAYGDPDAPDAGWLRVRPTTRHGAPARGAVVTLETADGVQRRTIDAGGGCLCQTEPVAHFGLGGAEPLRVDVRWPDGRERTVVGPSADRELTVKHPSRKATDRDARTQR
- a CDS encoding anaerobic glycerol-3-phosphate dehydrogenase subunit C, with the protein product MTRHTEDDGDAGDSNGTSEPNGGRERGGCGDCGCGEPTPGVPEAGRDEQPSIFVPDEGEVPDSEAASAGDVDRAADRAATDGGVESASSGTDSATGGTDSTELDPDAYDPVDVFPGGDLDLREGADSCYKCTSCDTSCPVAEVDDEFPGPKFQGPEQWRLKRKDDHDIDESITSCSNCMRCDDACPSSVPLSQMHNEARGQFVERQMEKLSVEYIRNRILANYRTSASLASKFPRTASFAMNFGPARWAMEKVMGIPKERDFPEFATETFREWWKARGGAQVENPDKRVAYFHGCYSNYNTPEVGKAMVRVYEHFGYEVMVPPQKCSGTPMFANGMLKDARRHAETNVENLVEAIGEGADVIASCTSCSMSLRQEYPELFDLHGIEDVAEHTFEALEYLRIHEDLEGELDAAGGLDDERAFAYHAPCHARNQGLSRQAVETFRDVDGVNMEDVGDSCSGISGTYGWKEEKYEKSMEIGAEMFEHMEDAEGEVGMTECPTCAMQMEHGTGYEIEHPLQLLEDTLGA